A single genomic interval of Streptomyces graminofaciens harbors:
- a CDS encoding IS4 family transposase → MPTRHCVLPPGLARVTREFIVAEGRFAPGHLGELTQVIPFDLVDAVLDETRCVQRRLRDLPSRVGVYFLLAMCLFPEVGYRLVWHKLTAALTGVGIEVAEPTAKALRDLRRRLGAEPMKRVFETLAGPLAQPVTPGVRFGPFRMVSFDGCTSIKLPDTERNVEWFGPGSRGGYPMLELMTLVETGTRALIGAVFGTPSDGETSYARRLLHHLGPGMLVLWDKGFDANAFLAAVHDTGASFLGRLRANRRTPVLSRLTDGSYLSVIGTVPVRVVEAQITVAYDDCSFTNSYRLVTTLTDARRYPAPALVALYHQRWEHESAYFALRHTITDGRVLRSGDPVGVEQEMWALLALYQALRTVMVEAAESRPGTDPDRCGFTIAIQTARDLVVQAADVIKPDALGNRTTGVIGNRVLAGLLPHRRPRISTRKVRSPVSRYAERQDDGRPDTSRLVTDLDVTILEPDPDLPTVSHDDRHTPAADRRRQRVLDLLHAEPDRQWHTRDLARHLGDITLGTMYRQLDRWAVNGLIAKTGPATYSSPRTRSTLLPPAEIR, encoded by the coding sequence TTGCCCACGCGTCATTGTGTCCTGCCACCCGGTCTGGCGAGGGTCACCCGTGAGTTCATCGTGGCCGAGGGGCGGTTCGCGCCCGGTCATCTGGGCGAGTTGACGCAGGTCATACCGTTCGACCTCGTCGATGCCGTTCTGGATGAAACTCGTTGCGTGCAGCGCCGGTTACGGGATCTGCCCTCGCGGGTCGGGGTCTACTTCCTTCTCGCGATGTGCCTGTTCCCGGAGGTCGGCTACCGGCTGGTCTGGCACAAGCTGACCGCAGCCCTTACGGGCGTCGGGATCGAGGTCGCGGAGCCAACTGCGAAAGCCTTACGTGACCTGCGCAGACGGCTCGGTGCAGAACCGATGAAGCGCGTGTTCGAGACCCTGGCCGGCCCGCTCGCCCAGCCGGTGACTCCCGGAGTGCGGTTCGGGCCGTTCCGAATGGTCTCCTTCGACGGCTGCACCTCGATCAAGCTCCCCGATACCGAGCGCAACGTGGAGTGGTTCGGACCCGGCAGCCGTGGCGGGTATCCGATGCTGGAACTGATGACCCTGGTGGAGACCGGCACCCGTGCCCTGATCGGCGCCGTGTTCGGCACTCCCAGCGACGGGGAGACCTCCTACGCTCGCAGGCTCCTGCACCACCTGGGCCCCGGCATGCTGGTCCTGTGGGACAAGGGTTTCGACGCCAACGCCTTCCTCGCCGCCGTGCACGACACCGGAGCCAGTTTCCTGGGCCGGCTGCGCGCCAACCGACGCACCCCGGTCCTGAGCCGACTCACCGATGGCTCCTACCTCTCGGTCATCGGCACCGTCCCGGTACGCGTCGTGGAAGCGCAGATCACCGTGGCCTATGACGACTGCTCGTTCACCAACTCCTACCGGCTGGTCACGACGCTGACCGATGCTCGTCGTTACCCCGCCCCGGCCCTCGTTGCCCTTTACCACCAGCGGTGGGAGCACGAGTCGGCGTATTTTGCTCTGCGTCACACGATCACAGACGGCCGGGTCCTGCGTTCAGGCGACCCGGTCGGGGTCGAGCAGGAGATGTGGGCCCTACTCGCCCTCTACCAGGCACTTCGGACCGTGATGGTGGAGGCCGCCGAGTCCCGGCCGGGCACCGACCCGGACCGCTGCGGCTTCACCATAGCCATCCAGACCGCCCGCGACCTCGTGGTCCAGGCCGCCGACGTCATCAAGCCCGACGCCCTGGGCAACCGCACCACCGGCGTCATCGGCAACCGGGTCCTGGCCGGGCTCCTCCCGCACCGGCGCCCCCGCATCAGCACCCGAAAAGTCAGGTCACCGGTCTCCCGGTACGCCGAACGCCAAGACGACGGCCGCCCCGACACAAGCCGCCTGGTCACCGACCTCGACGTCACCATCCTCGAACCCGATCCCGACCTGCCCACCGTCTCGCACGACGATCGGCACACACCGGCCGCCGACCGGCGCAGACAGCGCGTCCTGGACCTCCTTCATGCAGAACCCGACCGCCAGTGGCACACCCGCGACCTCGCCCGCCACCTCGGCGACATCACCCTCGGCACGATGTACCGACAGCTCGATAGATGGGCCGTAAACGGACTCATCGCCAAGACCGGCCCCGCCACCTACAGCAGCCCGAGAACTCGCTCAACCCTCTTGCCACCAGCGGAAATACGCTAA
- a CDS encoding LacI family DNA-binding transcriptional regulator, which yields MGDGDPVRHRNGANKRPRLEDVAARVGLSTASVSLVLRGVAGPSERTRQRVLRAAADLGYQVDRTASVLASRRSRLLGVMIDIYSPFHAELVDHLHVAAEEVGYDLVLSTLTRTRDEHTAVETLLAYRSEALILLGPTAPAATLAALDRKSPVIAVGRRISDAALDVVRTADDDGVGQIVDHLVGLGHRAITYVDGGKGVIATDRRRGYRTAMRRHGLDEHISVLRGDHTEAAGERAAGQLLEAGDLPTAVVAFNDQCAIGVLAALTRAGVEIPGRVSVVGYDDDTHSRLSCFNLTTVSQGAEAQARHAVTAAVERLDQDRTEPREVVLTPRLVLRGTTAKPV from the coding sequence GTGGGCGACGGTGATCCCGTACGTCACCGGAATGGCGCGAACAAGCGTCCCCGGCTGGAGGACGTGGCCGCGCGGGTGGGCCTGTCCACCGCGTCGGTGTCCCTCGTGCTGCGTGGGGTGGCCGGTCCCAGTGAGCGGACGCGGCAGCGTGTCCTCAGGGCCGCCGCAGACCTCGGCTATCAGGTGGACCGTACGGCCAGCGTGCTCGCGAGCCGCCGCAGCCGTCTGCTGGGCGTCATGATCGACATCTACAGCCCGTTCCACGCCGAGTTGGTCGACCATCTGCATGTGGCGGCCGAGGAGGTCGGCTATGACCTGGTGCTCAGCACCCTGACGCGCACCCGCGACGAGCACACGGCCGTCGAGACGCTGCTCGCCTACCGCAGCGAGGCCCTGATCCTGCTCGGCCCGACCGCCCCCGCCGCGACCCTCGCCGCGCTGGACCGCAAGTCTCCGGTCATCGCCGTCGGCCGCCGGATCTCCGACGCGGCCCTGGACGTCGTGCGCACCGCTGACGACGACGGGGTCGGCCAGATCGTCGACCATCTCGTCGGGCTCGGCCATCGTGCGATCACCTACGTCGACGGCGGCAAGGGCGTGATCGCCACCGATCGGCGCCGGGGTTACCGCACCGCCATGCGCCGCCACGGCCTGGACGAACACATCAGCGTCCTGCGCGGCGACCACACCGAAGCGGCCGGCGAGCGCGCCGCGGGCCAGCTACTCGAAGCCGGCGATCTTCCCACCGCCGTCGTCGCCTTCAACGACCAGTGCGCCATCGGCGTCCTGGCCGCCCTGACCCGCGCCGGGGTCGAGATCCCTGGCCGGGTGTCCGTGGTCGGCTACGACGACGACACCCACTCGCGGCTGAGCTGCTTCAATCTGACCACGGTCAGCCAGGGGGCCGAGGCGCAGGCGCGGCATGCGGTGACCGCGGCCGTCGAGCGCCTCGACCAGGACCGGACCGAACCCCGCGAGGTCGTCCTCACCCCGCGTCTCGTCCTCCGGGGGACGACGGCGAAGCCCGTCTGA
- a CDS encoding sugar ABC transporter substrate-binding protein, whose translation MNRTSLPRSRRTASVVAVAAVATLVLAGCSSSSGGKEAEEGGADAAAGKADTPRMKVAMVTHAPSGDTFWDIIRKGAQAAAAKDNVELIYSNDESASGQATLIQNAIDQKVDGIAVTLAKPDALKDAIAKAQKAGIPVVGFNSGMDVWKEQGLLSFFGQDEAVSGQAFGNKLNETGAKHALCVVQVQGHVGLEQRCAGVKKTFKGKTENLYVNGNDMPATKSTISAKLKQDSSIDQVVTLGAPFALTAVESISDAGSKAKVATFDLNKELTDAIKAGDIEFAVDQQPYLQGYLAVDSLWLYKNNGNYSGGGEEPVLTGPAFVDKDNVDTIAKFASKGTR comes from the coding sequence ATGAACCGAACCTCCCTTCCCCGCTCTCGCAGAACAGCCTCCGTCGTGGCCGTGGCCGCCGTGGCCACCCTGGTCCTCGCGGGCTGCTCCAGCAGCTCCGGCGGCAAGGAGGCCGAGGAGGGCGGGGCGGACGCCGCGGCCGGCAAGGCCGACACGCCCCGTATGAAGGTCGCGATGGTCACTCACGCGCCGTCCGGCGACACGTTCTGGGACATCATCCGCAAGGGCGCCCAGGCCGCCGCCGCCAAGGACAACGTCGAGCTGATCTACTCCAACGACGAGAGCGCCAGCGGCCAGGCGACGCTGATCCAGAACGCGATCGACCAGAAGGTCGACGGCATCGCCGTCACCCTCGCCAAACCCGACGCCCTCAAGGACGCCATCGCCAAGGCACAGAAGGCCGGCATCCCCGTCGTCGGCTTCAACTCCGGCATGGACGTCTGGAAGGAGCAGGGGCTGCTCTCCTTCTTCGGCCAGGACGAGGCCGTCTCCGGCCAGGCCTTCGGCAACAAGCTCAACGAGACCGGCGCCAAGCACGCGCTCTGCGTCGTCCAGGTCCAGGGGCACGTCGGCCTGGAGCAGCGCTGCGCCGGCGTGAAGAAGACCTTCAAGGGCAAGACCGAGAACCTCTACGTCAACGGCAACGACATGCCCGCGACCAAGTCGACCATCTCGGCCAAGCTCAAGCAGGACTCCTCGATCGACCAGGTCGTCACGCTCGGCGCCCCGTTCGCGCTGACGGCGGTGGAGTCGATCTCGGACGCGGGCAGCAAGGCGAAGGTCGCCACATTCGACCTGAACAAGGAGCTCACGGACGCCATCAAGGCGGGCGACATCGAGTTCGCCGTCGACCAGCAGCCCTACCTGCAGGGCTACCTGGCCGTGGACTCGCTCTGGCTCTACAAGAACAACGGAAACTACAGCGGCGGTGGCGAGGAGCCGGTGCTGACAGGCCCGGCCTTCGTCGACAAGGACAACGTCGACACGATCGCCAAGTTCGCCTCGAAGGGCACCCGGTGA
- a CDS encoding ABC transporter permease, producing MTQATAPAASSPSSPAPPAAHKDGRTVQRSLGRRLLARPEVGALIAAIGVYAFFFSVAPSFREASSLATVLYQASVMGIMALPVALLMIGGEFDLSAGVAVTTSALTAAILSFQLTVNVWTGVIVALIVSLAVGAFNGWLLIKTGLPSFLVTLGSFLILQGSNLAVTKIFTGNVASDSIADMDGFDQAKSIFASEVSIGGVDFKITIFYWLVFAAIATWLLLRTKFGNWIFAVGGNKDSARAVGVPVNFTKVALFTGVGAGAWFVGMHLLFSFNTVQSGEGVGNEFLYIIAAVIGGCLLTGGYGSAVGPVIGAFIFGMVSQGIVYANWNPDWFKAFLGVMLLIAALVNLWVRSQATRR from the coding sequence ATGACCCAAGCAACGGCACCGGCGGCGAGCTCACCTTCGTCGCCGGCTCCGCCGGCCGCCCACAAGGACGGCCGCACCGTACAGCGTTCGCTGGGGCGCAGGCTGCTGGCCCGCCCCGAGGTCGGCGCGCTCATAGCCGCGATCGGCGTCTACGCGTTCTTCTTCTCCGTGGCCCCCTCGTTCCGCGAGGCCAGTTCGCTGGCGACGGTGCTCTACCAGGCCTCGGTGATGGGCATCATGGCCCTGCCGGTGGCCCTGCTGATGATCGGCGGCGAGTTCGACCTGTCCGCCGGCGTCGCGGTCACCACCTCCGCCCTGACAGCGGCAATCCTCAGCTTCCAGCTGACGGTGAACGTGTGGACCGGCGTGATCGTCGCGCTCATCGTGTCCCTCGCCGTCGGCGCGTTCAACGGCTGGCTGCTCATCAAGACCGGCCTGCCGAGCTTCCTCGTCACGCTGGGCTCGTTCCTGATCCTCCAGGGCTCCAACCTCGCCGTCACGAAGATCTTCACCGGCAATGTCGCCAGTGACTCGATCGCCGACATGGACGGCTTCGACCAGGCCAAGAGCATCTTCGCGTCCGAGGTGTCGATCGGCGGCGTCGACTTCAAAATCACGATCTTCTACTGGCTCGTCTTCGCCGCGATCGCGACCTGGCTGCTGCTGCGCACCAAGTTCGGCAACTGGATCTTCGCCGTCGGCGGCAACAAGGACTCCGCCCGCGCGGTGGGTGTCCCCGTCAACTTCACGAAGGTCGCGCTGTTCACGGGCGTCGGCGCCGGGGCCTGGTTCGTCGGCATGCACCTGCTGTTCTCGTTCAACACGGTCCAGTCCGGCGAGGGCGTGGGCAACGAGTTCCTGTACATCATCGCCGCGGTGATCGGCGGCTGTCTGCTGACCGGCGGTTACGGCTCGGCCGTGGGCCCGGTGATCGGTGCCTTCATCTTCGGCATGGTCTCCCAGGGCATCGTCTACGCCAACTGGAACCCCGACTGGTTCAAGGCCTTCCTCGGCGTGATGCTCCTGATCGCCGCCCTCGTCAATCTGTGGGTCCGCAGCCAAGCGACCCGGAGGTGA
- a CDS encoding ATP-binding cassette domain-containing protein, with amino-acid sequence MTNTNTAIVTDTESQNDTPVVELRGTGKAYGNVRALHSVNLSVHPGRVTCVLGDNGAGKSTLIKIISGLHQHTEGDVLVDGKPVRFSTPREALDAGIATVYQDLATVPLMPVWRNFFLGSEFTRGPWPVRRLDIAKMKRTADEELRNMGIVLDDLDQPIGTLSGGQRQCVAIARAVYFGARVLILDEPTAALGVKQSGVVLKYIAAARDRGLGVIFITHNPHHAYMVGDHFSVLRLGTLELSAARDQVSLEELTNHMAGGTELAALKHELAQVRGVDVEELPEEDDLTAPVATSKDGAA; translated from the coding sequence ATGACCAACACCAACACGGCTATCGTCACGGACACCGAATCCCAGAACGACACCCCCGTCGTAGAACTGCGCGGCACCGGCAAGGCCTACGGCAATGTCCGCGCCCTGCACAGCGTGAACCTCAGCGTCCACCCCGGCCGCGTCACCTGTGTCCTGGGCGACAACGGCGCCGGCAAGTCCACCCTCATCAAAATCATCTCCGGCCTGCACCAGCACACCGAGGGCGACGTCCTCGTCGACGGCAAGCCGGTGCGCTTCTCCACCCCCCGTGAGGCGCTGGACGCCGGCATCGCCACCGTCTACCAGGACCTGGCGACCGTGCCCCTGATGCCGGTGTGGCGCAACTTCTTCCTCGGCTCCGAATTCACCCGCGGCCCCTGGCCCGTCCGCCGCCTCGACATCGCGAAGATGAAGAGGACCGCGGACGAGGAACTGCGGAACATGGGCATCGTCCTGGACGACCTCGACCAGCCCATCGGCACCCTCTCCGGCGGCCAGCGCCAGTGCGTGGCCATCGCCCGCGCCGTCTACTTCGGTGCCCGCGTCCTCATCCTCGACGAGCCCACCGCCGCCCTCGGCGTGAAGCAGTCGGGTGTGGTGCTGAAGTACATCGCCGCCGCCCGCGACCGCGGTCTGGGCGTCATCTTCATCACCCACAACCCCCACCACGCCTACATGGTCGGCGACCACTTCAGCGTCCTGCGCCTGGGCACCCTCGAACTGAGCGCCGCCCGCGACCAGGTCAGCCTCGAAGAACTCACCAACCACATGGCCGGGGGCACCGAACTCGCCGCCCTCAAACACGAACTGGCCCAAGTACGCGGCGTCGACGTCGAGGAACTCCCCGAGGAGGACGACCTCACCGCACCCGTGGCCACCTCGAAGGACGGGGCTGCGTGA
- a CDS encoding sugar phosphate isomerase/epimerase family protein yields MKIALDPYMIRNVPLLELPAVVAELGYEWIELSPREDFIPFFRHPRVDDATVRKFRKALDAAGVGISSLLPLFRWSGPDEDARQAAVRYWKRSIQICSDLGVDSMISEFNGRPEDPDRSEAQFWKSMDELLPLFEREGVKLALEPHPDDFIEDGHDAVNLIRGINHPSVSFLYCAPHTFHIGNDAPGIIKHAGDLLTHVHLADVLDHTASSGNRYILNPPGTTARVHQHLDMGQGEVDFDELFRELRANGFDGTLTSCVFAWEDRAKESSVFMRKKIDEYLATWS; encoded by the coding sequence GTGAAGATCGCCCTCGACCCATACATGATCCGCAATGTCCCGCTCCTCGAACTGCCCGCAGTGGTCGCCGAGTTGGGCTACGAATGGATCGAGCTCTCCCCCCGAGAGGACTTCATCCCCTTCTTCCGCCATCCGCGCGTGGACGACGCCACCGTACGGAAGTTCCGCAAGGCGCTGGACGCGGCGGGCGTCGGGATCTCCTCCCTCCTGCCCCTCTTCCGCTGGTCCGGCCCCGACGAGGACGCGCGGCAGGCCGCCGTCCGCTACTGGAAGCGGTCCATCCAGATCTGCTCGGACCTCGGTGTGGACAGCATGATCTCCGAGTTCAACGGGCGCCCCGAGGACCCGGACCGCAGCGAGGCCCAGTTCTGGAAGTCGATGGACGAACTCCTTCCGCTCTTCGAGCGGGAGGGCGTCAAGCTCGCCCTGGAGCCGCACCCGGACGACTTCATCGAGGACGGCCACGACGCGGTGAACCTGATCCGCGGGATCAACCACCCCAGCGTCAGTTTCCTCTACTGCGCCCCGCACACCTTCCACATCGGCAACGACGCCCCCGGCATCATCAAGCACGCGGGCGATCTGCTCACCCATGTTCATCTGGCCGACGTCCTCGACCACACGGCCTCCTCGGGCAACCGCTACATCCTCAACCCGCCCGGCACGACGGCACGCGTCCACCAGCACCTCGACATGGGTCAGGGCGAGGTCGACTTCGACGAGCTCTTCCGCGAACTGCGCGCGAACGGCTTCGACGGCACTCTCACGTCCTGCGTCTTCGCCTGGGAAGACCGCGCGAAAGAGTCGTCCGTCTTCATGCGGAAGAAGATCGACGAGTACCTGGCCACTTGGTCCTGA
- the iolC gene encoding 5-dehydro-2-deoxygluconokinase encodes MPFEVLTMGRVGVDVYPLQTGVGLAEVTSFGKYLGGSPTNVAVAAARYGHTASVVTKTGRDPFGDFVRQALEGYGVDAGFVGTSDIAPTPVTFCEIFPPDDFPLYFYRLPKAPDLDIRPDELDLDAVRDASVFWMTGTGLSEEPSRSATLAALAHRAKAGTTVFDLDWRPMFWADPSGARAYYAEALRHTTVAVGNLDECEVATGEREPYAAAKALLAAGVELAVVKQGPKGVLAMTRDGSTAEIPPVPVDVVNGLGAGDAFGGALCHGLLSGWDTRRTVSFANAAGAIVAGRLSCSDAMPTEAEVAAKLREAALASDEREV; translated from the coding sequence ATGCCGTTCGAAGTGCTGACCATGGGCCGTGTGGGGGTGGATGTGTATCCGCTTCAGACCGGTGTGGGGCTGGCCGAGGTCACGTCATTCGGCAAGTACCTCGGCGGCAGCCCCACCAACGTCGCGGTGGCCGCCGCCCGTTACGGGCACACCGCGAGCGTCGTCACCAAGACGGGCCGCGACCCGTTCGGGGACTTCGTCCGGCAGGCGCTGGAGGGATACGGCGTCGACGCCGGCTTCGTGGGGACGTCGGACATCGCGCCGACGCCGGTGACGTTCTGCGAGATCTTCCCGCCGGACGACTTCCCGCTGTACTTCTACCGCCTGCCCAAGGCCCCTGACCTGGACATCCGTCCCGACGAGCTCGACCTGGACGCCGTGCGCGACGCCAGTGTCTTCTGGATGACCGGGACGGGGCTGAGCGAGGAGCCGAGCCGCTCGGCGACGCTGGCCGCCCTGGCGCACCGGGCCAAGGCGGGCACGACGGTCTTCGACCTGGACTGGCGGCCGATGTTCTGGGCGGACCCGTCCGGGGCGCGGGCGTACTACGCCGAGGCTCTGCGTCATACGACCGTGGCCGTCGGGAACCTCGACGAGTGCGAGGTGGCGACCGGGGAGCGGGAGCCGTACGCCGCCGCGAAGGCACTGCTCGCCGCCGGGGTCGAGCTCGCCGTGGTCAAGCAGGGCCCCAAGGGCGTGCTGGCCATGACCCGGGACGGCTCGACCGCCGAGATCCCGCCGGTGCCCGTCGACGTCGTCAACGGTCTGGGCGCGGGTGACGCCTTCGGCGGCGCGCTGTGCCACGGGCTGCTGTCCGGCTGGGACACGCGCCGCACGGTGTCCTTCGCCAATGCCGCCGGCGCGATCGTGGCGGGCCGGCTGTCCTGCTCCGACGCCATGCCCACCGAGGCCGAGGTCGCGGCCAAGCTCCGCGAGGCAGCCCTCGCATCCGATGAACGAGAGGTGTGA
- a CDS encoding Cgl0159 family (beta/alpha)8-fold protein: MLPDNVSRIVGARVNDPGAIAAAAARRVRATSLLGEHGKAMIIAADHPARGANGVGGDPTAMADRFKLLDRLCVALERPGVTGVLATADILEDLLLLGVLDGKSVFGSMNRGGLAGSVFEIDDRFTGYDAETIAAMGFDGGKMLTRIALDDPATPSVLENTARAVDELNDRQLIAMVEPFLSLWQDGKIRNDLSTDAVVKSITIASGLGRRTAYTWLKLPVVDDMERVLASSTLPALLLGGEVKDAAAAFASWGKALKQPTAQGLVVGRSLLYPSDGDVAGAVDRAVSLL, encoded by the coding sequence ATGCTGCCCGACAATGTGAGCCGGATCGTGGGGGCCCGCGTCAACGACCCCGGTGCCATCGCGGCGGCCGCCGCCCGCCGTGTGAGGGCGACCTCGCTGCTCGGCGAGCACGGTAAAGCCATGATCATCGCCGCCGACCATCCGGCGCGAGGGGCCAACGGCGTAGGCGGCGACCCGACCGCCATGGCCGACCGCTTCAAGCTGCTCGACCGCCTGTGCGTGGCGCTGGAACGGCCCGGAGTGACCGGCGTCCTGGCCACCGCCGACATCCTGGAGGACCTGCTGCTGCTCGGCGTCCTCGACGGCAAGAGCGTCTTCGGTTCCATGAACCGCGGTGGGCTGGCGGGTTCGGTGTTCGAGATCGACGACCGGTTCACCGGGTACGACGCCGAGACGATCGCGGCGATGGGCTTCGACGGCGGCAAGATGCTCACCCGCATCGCCCTCGACGACCCGGCCACCCCGTCGGTCCTGGAGAACACCGCCCGCGCGGTCGACGAGCTGAACGACCGGCAGCTCATAGCCATGGTCGAGCCGTTCCTCTCCCTCTGGCAGGACGGGAAGATCCGCAACGACCTCTCCACCGACGCTGTCGTCAAGTCGATCACCATCGCCTCCGGGCTGGGCCGCCGCACCGCCTACACCTGGCTGAAGCTGCCGGTCGTCGACGACATGGAGCGCGTCCTCGCCTCCTCCACGCTGCCCGCGCTGCTGCTGGGCGGCGAGGTCAAGGACGCCGCCGCGGCCTTCGCCTCCTGGGGCAAGGCACTGAAGCAGCCCACCGCTCAGGGTCTGGTCGTGGGCCGCTCCCTGCTCTACCCCTCGGACGGCGATGTCGCCGGGGCGGTGGACCGGGCGGTGAGCCTGCTGTGA
- the iolB gene encoding 5-deoxy-glucuronate isomerase — MSDTSKYHLPRGTSADGPYDLLITPESAGWGYSGLRILTLAPGEAHALSTGDSEFLVLPLTGSCTVTTDGKSFELVGRTGVFASTTDFVYLPRESEALISSAAGGRFALPSARTERGGQPARYGRKEDVPVELRGAGACSRQVNNYCLPGTFDAEQLLVCEVLTPGGNWSSYPPHKHDEVRTDEAGNPVESELEEIYYFEVSGDGNGFGYQRVYGTTDRPIEVLAEVRSSDAVLIPHGWHGPSIAAPGYDLYYLNVMAGPGQDRAWLICDDPAHGWVRSTWESQDVDDRLPFEGPTEQ, encoded by the coding sequence GTGAGCGACACGAGCAAGTACCACCTGCCCAGGGGCACATCGGCCGACGGCCCCTACGACCTCCTGATCACGCCGGAGTCGGCGGGCTGGGGATACTCCGGACTCAGGATCCTGACCCTGGCTCCGGGCGAGGCGCACGCCCTGTCCACCGGGGATTCCGAGTTCCTGGTCCTGCCGCTGACGGGCTCCTGCACCGTCACCACGGACGGCAAGTCCTTCGAACTCGTCGGCCGGACAGGCGTGTTCGCCTCCACCACCGACTTCGTGTATCTCCCGCGCGAGTCGGAGGCTCTCATCAGCAGCGCGGCCGGGGGACGGTTCGCGCTGCCCTCCGCCCGTACCGAGCGGGGAGGTCAACCGGCTCGGTACGGGCGCAAGGAGGACGTCCCTGTCGAGCTGCGGGGTGCCGGGGCGTGCTCGCGGCAGGTCAACAACTACTGCCTGCCCGGCACGTTCGACGCCGAGCAGCTGCTGGTGTGCGAGGTGCTCACCCCCGGCGGGAACTGGTCCTCGTACCCGCCGCACAAGCACGACGAGGTACGCACCGACGAGGCCGGCAACCCGGTCGAGTCAGAGCTGGAGGAGATCTACTACTTCGAGGTCTCCGGCGACGGGAACGGCTTCGGCTACCAGCGGGTCTACGGCACCACCGACCGGCCCATCGAGGTGCTCGCCGAGGTGCGCTCCAGCGACGCCGTCCTCATTCCGCACGGCTGGCACGGCCCGTCGATCGCGGCCCCCGGCTACGACCTGTACTACCTCAACGTCATGGCCGGTCCGGGGCAGGACCGCGCCTGGCTGATCTGCGACGACCCCGCCCACGGCTGGGTGCGTTCCACCTGGGAGTCCCAGGACGTCGACGACCGGCTTCCCTTCGAAGGGCCCACCGAGCAATGA